Below is a genomic region from Oryzias melastigma strain HK-1 linkage group LG7, ASM292280v2, whole genome shotgun sequence.
GTTTGAATTGTAGTTTcatttaggatgttttttttttgttgtttggcaGGGACGCTGTCACTGGGAGATTTTAAGCAGGTTTTCGATGTGTCCCAGCATTCAGCACTACACCAAAGTGGGAAGCTCCATAgcaattttaaacaaagaaacaaacataccTGGCTGTACCAGGGGCCAGGCTCCCACCATGTGTTGCAAACACTCAGGAACAGGTTATTATTTCTACCTCCTCTTCCACAGTGTAACTTGCACACGtgcattttaaagctaattaactttttctttttttttgtttttggtttcccAGAATAATCAGTTTGTCCCGACTGCCCTCTCCGCTGGTGGAACTGAGCGAACCGCTGCAGGTTGTTCGCTATGAGCTCAGAGACTTCAGCGATGCTCATTAtgacagcagcccctcccactcAGAGACCACATGCTCACACACACGCCTCACAGGGAATTCTTCTGCTCTCACTGAAGTCTCCTGCAGGTAAATTATTCAAATGTGTAATATGATTTAATCATAAGATTCAAACATAAATGTGCTTATTGAACCCATCCAATATTGGACCCGGTTGATtggaaattataaaataaaaagaagtgatCACTCTTAAgtttatatatgatttttttgtaatttcaattgtgttttatatatttagtctgatttttagtttttaaagatgttcCTATAAGGTTTTCTGTTCATGGAGTTTAGGAATCTGTCATCGTATATTATATCAGTTGTCCCCAAACTTCTGGACCTTGGACCGGGACCATTCCTtagatagaaaaaaagaaatgcctgCACCAACTGAGATTATttccatttagtttattttctgatcctgaaggaagttttatttcgGAAAACTGttggattctgttcacaacaccCGACTCGTTCATGTGACTTAAAACGACTCCTTGCATGGCTACCTGgaattgctaagctagtagcccaaagcgaacaaaaatgaaacaataaaacatatttggaaagaaCAATAAAGTAGCGGAATCCATCACACCTTAACAGTCAGACGTAGCTAAAGCTAGCatccggttgttagcctccactttgacgttaaaCGGAAAATCTTCACCTCAGTTTAAACTAAccataaatattttacagagaatgaagattcaatcaaataaaattgctAATTTGTGGAAACTTCTACAAAGGGATATTTGAGAAATTTCGTACAGCAAAGctagaaactttagcacagaaaatgttcctttgtgttggaaaaaaaatacccaatgacatatgtaaagacaaaatatggtAATCACAGCCTGGATTCTATGGGGAAAAAATCCTGAGCTGCTGacttgcttttttattgttctgttttattattttgtcaggTATCTAACCGCCTTGATCTACCTCAGCTCTGTAGAGGATGGAGGTGAGAGCACCTTCCCTGTTGCTGATAACCGGACCTATGATGAAAAAGTAAGTGTTTTATTACAATCCACtgtttcaaaaaaatacaaagaaagaaaaatatttttaaaaataatccaaatattAACAGTTTTGTGGTAGGATAAGCAAAGCGCAAAAAACAGACACCCTTTTTCATCacgtttaaaacttttacactCCAGATTTGTTATCAGATTCATACACAATTTCACATAAATGATAAAGGATTCTTTTTAGATTTACAGTAGATTGTAAGTATATTGAATATAATCAATAAACAAACCTCTTCAGTGTACTGTATGCATTATACACGTTTATTTAATCATGACTTTCAGCTCTAGTAAATTGGAATAAGGTTTTCCTCATGTTTCAAGCCAGCCGGTCTCATTTAAACCTCCAACATCCCCGACCGCTGAATAATTTATCAGCATCATGCCGAGATCTGAAAGCTGACTAATGAAGAGAGCAAAGGATTGCTGATGTCTGAGAGTTTACTAATGAACTAAAAACATATCAGTTTTAATGAGCTTTATGTTATGAACACAAACCATGTTTGATTGGGAAAATCGACAATAAAAATCCCCCAGAATTCCTTTCTATTGGCAACAACAACAGAGATTATATAAATttagaaaatctatttttttaaacttttctagacctttttttttattttttatatgtacTCGGGTTTTCTGCTTccttttatgcttaaaaaagttactatttaaaagtaaaactatcTTGATCCTATTTCGGAACATACACTATTTATAATGCTCTCAAAGAGAAAACCTTGGGAATTGTAAGAGCAGGAATGTTTGACAGAGAAGGAAGTTTCTGCTTTATACCTGCTGTCAAGGACTGGGATAGAAATGTTAGAGTTCACACTCCTTTGCTGTCTCAGGGAATGGAATAAATCTCCATCGTGTCAAACACTCATCCACAGTAATGCCTTGCCTATTATGTGACAAACAAAAAGGgttaataaatagattttcagtTTCAGATGAACATTTATACCTCAAACAGAATTTATCTCCTTGTGTTTACATGAACATGTACTAGTAAGTAAATTTAAACATTCCATGTAAGAGAAACATAGAATATTATCCCAATCTATTTATGTAATCAGTGCTTTTgctaaataaatgataaaaaagtggactttttttgttgtaaatatgcGTTTCTGTgttaaatttctttttattgttgttttaggCATTGATCCAGGATGGAGTTGACTTGACTGACACTCAGCAGACGTGCGGTAAAAGTAATCTGAAAGTAAAACCTGCGGTTGGAACAGCCCTTTTCTGGTACAACCATCTCTCCGATGGTCAAGGTAGGAGGAGAAAGGAGTTAGTTTTATCATTTACACTATTACAGTATATTAATAAAACGTTTCAGCTGAAATCTGCGTTGTCAGCCTTTACTGCTAACTTTTAGGCCTAATTCTAGGGAAGTTTcatcatttgagtttttaattgaGTCTCATTATCCGTCCATAGAGTATAAGTAAaggtttgtgtttaaatgtaaaataattgtaaaaagttGTAAGCCATATTtggaaaaactttttatatctaactgagaaaacaaaaagcgGTAATGCAGatgtatacattaaaaaaaaaagaaaagaaagttattttgtgttttagaaatTTTCAGAGCGTGTAGTTTAATCCTTTTTATAATGTTGCTTTATGTCAAACtgtaatttgttgttttggctgccaataaaaaaactaaatgtgatGATGCTAAGCTAAATGTTAGCATAGCATTATTACAAATAAACTTACAACACACagagcctgttttctattctgtgatttttgtactttttgtttttagcactTTTGGAGACAAATTTGATCctgtaaatgtgtgaaatgaAGCTGCTACAATAATTTTACAATGGATGAGAAGCATGTTGGTGCTTAAAAGATCtccaaattttaaaattctcaTTCATGAAACTTGacaataatgcaaaataaaacttaatttggccttaaaaacattttttattcttataatcTGGATTGTAGGAACTAATACTTCACAAATTGTAAGGGTTCTTTcgttttgtatgttttgttttttttggtcaggTTCTAAATTTCCCTGTCAGTCACACCTGTTCCAGGTTAATTATGactcacagctgttttcatttcagttaattaccctGAGACAATTTAAGTTTATggtttaaattaagtttttgttgttttgttttgtggatttcacaGGTTGGATGGGTGAACTTGATGAGTATTCCTTACATGGCGAGTGTCCAGTTAAGAGAGGAGTGAAGTGGGTGGCCAACAGCTGGATAAACGTGGATCCAGATCACCAACAACAGGAAAGCTACCAAAGACTAGTAGCTCAAAAGTATCGCACCAAATCTGGCTTGGAAGACTACTATCAGTCTGTTTCACACACTGACTTCCACCAAGATCTATAGCCAGACGTTTTCAGTGTGTTTGCTCACATGCTTTTTAGGTAATCAAGGTACAATCTGTTTTTCAAGTAAACTGGATTCCTTAAATGTCATGTATACAGAAACCTTGTTACTCCTGTGCGTGTAAACCCCCAAAtggtttcttttcctcttttaagTGCATGCAAATTCACACATTGATACAGCATTTCTAAACTTTACACCTCTGAGAAAGTCTATTGACATTCCAGACAATACAGTTTGCACAAAACAGTGTTGCATATCATCTCTTTTGGGTTTagcttttcattattttttgttaaacagcATAAAAGGAGCAGATTTATgacaacatgaaataaaaaaaggaagttatTGTTCTCTGAAGCTGAGCTCCATGAATGTATGGCAAACAAAGAGTAACATGGACTCcatcatttaaaattaatagtGCTGCTATGTCAAGGAGTTCATCTAGTCACTGCCTTCTTTATACACTGAGCGGGAATTATATAATAGTTGTTGACATATGAAGGATATAGAACATCTATGAGAAGGATCAgtttaacaattattttaaaaacttgtgttggaAGCATAAAAGTGAATCTTGGATGGCTCAATGCATATTATTTGGGAAGAAGTTGATGCTGGTTCAAATGATTCAAAGGGCATAATTTTTAGGACTGCTTTAGCATGTGTAGTTGCATTCCAGTTACATTTTCTGCTGATGTTCAGCTGCAGCACTTTGAGTCTGGCTATTTATTTGCATGTGACTTACAAATGAAGCATTTAcctaaaaactgtttctgatcTTTCTAAACcctttttattgaaatgttatttcttATAGAGGGGACTGTTTTGCAGCTGGATAATATACTATTCCACAAAGCACAATTGACCAGTAATGGTTTGGGGAGCACAACAAACATGTGAAGGTTTGACTTGCCCCCTCAGAATGCATGAGCATTTGCAAAATAGACACCACAGCACAGCTGCAGTGTTCTGGTGAGGGTTTATGTACTctgttattcatttatttttaagcctGTTGTTAAAACTATGTCATATTAGTCACATGTGAATGTAAAATGTATGTCAAACCTTGTTTGCcacctttgtttttgcttccaaTATTATTGAGCTTctcatttctgtgtttatttattaagatgttgttccttttttctttgcagaagtCAGGAGAGTTATATCAGAATTAATACAAAGCCACCTATTGGGATTAAATGCAAATATAATATTTACAGTAATGTCTTTCATATCATGAATA
It encodes:
- the zgc:158254 gene encoding transmembrane prolyl 4-hydroxylase; amino-acid sequence: MEDVAEPFMEQDEFDSGEITSPLPPFPHPPFRSTRLHIQRSNVCSRAYFVVVMVFFHVYILNVIALLLYVHYNNGIGDLDSSSGSPSAPVSASGSHVPQPAPPTDLHVEDYSHIFSLPRIEGIRVGHIQRLSLVQDRTHEMKTLSLKPLLFEIPGFLSEEECRVVVQLAQLKGLTDSQTAFGQEDSKQPLLSLSTEEVFSLLDLNQDGLLQKQEIVSHSRSQDGTWLSPVNLRQILTGLEACPTGTLSLGDFKQVFDVSQHSALHQSGKLHSNFKQRNKHTWLYQGPGSHHVLQTLRNRIISLSRLPSPLVELSEPLQVVRYELRDFSDAHYDSSPSHSETTCSHTRLTGNSSALTEVSCRYLTALIYLSSVEDGGESTFPVADNRTYDEKALIQDGVDLTDTQQTCGKSNLKVKPAVGTALFWYNHLSDGQGWMGELDEYSLHGECPVKRGVKWVANSWINVDPDHQQQESYQRLVAQKYRTKSGLEDYYQSVSHTDFHQDL